The Neisseria yangbaofengii genome contains a region encoding:
- the tldD gene encoding metalloprotease TldD — MQQTYSQVQRDLLGANQLSPELLAKSLSLIGAHHVDYADIYCQRTAYESWHLEEGMVKSGSFQIDQGVGVRAVSGDKTAFAYADSLNIDSINRSAQAVRVIGAAGREQSIKVPGAVYGKPVHAAIDPIASLDSAAKVALLNKAEALAKAADPRIVQVMAGLTCEHDMIYLARLDGKHAADIRPMVRLNVSVIAKQGGRREQGSSGGGGRYDLAYFDEQLVQKFVDSAVKQALTNLESRPAPAGEMTVVLGNGWPGVLLHEAVGHGLEGDFNRKETSVFTGRIGDRVAAKGVTVVDQGDIAGRRGSLNIDDEGNETRRTVLIEDGVLVGYMQDETNARLMGVPVTGNGRRESYASAPMPRMTNTFMENGAYDPQEIIASVDKGIYAVNFGGGQVDITSGKFVFSASEAWWIENGKLQYPVKGATIIGSGPEVLKHVSMAGNDTALDSGVGVCGKDGQSVPVGVGQPTLRIEAGLTVGGSEI, encoded by the coding sequence ATGCAGCAAACCTATTCTCAAGTACAACGCGATTTGCTCGGAGCCAATCAACTCTCGCCGGAATTGTTGGCCAAAAGCCTGAGCCTGATTGGCGCGCATCATGTCGATTATGCCGATATCTATTGCCAGCGCACGGCTTACGAAAGCTGGCATTTGGAAGAAGGTATGGTGAAATCAGGCAGTTTTCAGATTGACCAAGGCGTTGGTGTGCGTGCCGTATCGGGTGACAAAACCGCCTTTGCCTATGCCGACAGCCTGAACATCGATTCGATTAACCGCTCAGCTCAAGCCGTGCGCGTGATAGGTGCGGCAGGACGCGAACAAAGCATTAAAGTGCCCGGTGCGGTGTACGGCAAACCCGTGCATGCCGCGATTGATCCGATTGCCAGCTTGGATTCGGCCGCCAAAGTCGCCTTGCTCAACAAAGCCGAAGCCTTGGCCAAAGCCGCCGACCCGCGTATTGTGCAGGTGATGGCCGGTTTGACCTGCGAACACGATATGATTTACCTCGCGCGTTTGGACGGTAAACACGCCGCCGACATCCGCCCGATGGTACGTCTGAACGTCAGCGTGATTGCCAAACAGGGCGGCCGCCGTGAGCAGGGCAGTTCGGGTGGCGGCGGACGTTACGATTTGGCTTATTTTGACGAACAGTTGGTGCAGAAATTTGTCGATTCCGCCGTGAAGCAGGCCTTGACCAATCTCGAATCGCGTCCGGCGCCTGCAGGTGAAATGACCGTGGTTTTGGGCAACGGTTGGCCGGGCGTATTGCTGCACGAAGCAGTGGGTCACGGTTTGGAAGGTGATTTCAACCGCAAAGAAACCAGCGTGTTTACCGGCCGTATCGGCGACCGAGTGGCCGCCAAAGGCGTGACCGTGGTCGATCAGGGTGACATTGCCGGCCGCCGCGGCTCGCTTAATATCGACGACGAGGGCAACGAAACACGCCGCACCGTGTTGATTGAAGACGGCGTTTTGGTCGGCTATATGCAAGACGAAACCAACGCGCGCCTGATGGGCGTGCCGGTTACGGGCAACGGCCGCCGCGAAAGCTACGCTTCCGCCCCTATGCCGCGCATGACTAACACCTTTATGGAAAACGGTGCCTACGACCCGCAAGAAATCATCGCTTCAGTGGATAAAGGCATTTACGCCGTCAACTTCGGCGGCGGCCAAGTTGACATCACCAGCGGCAAATTTGTGTTTTCCGCATCAGAAGCGTGGTGGATTGAAAACGGCAAACTGCAATATCCGGTCAAAGGCGCAACCATCATCGGCAGTGGCCCGGAAGTATTGAAACACGTTTCTATGGCCGGTAATGACACCGCGCTCGACAGCGGCGTGGGCGTATGCGGCAAAGACGGCCAAAGCGTGCCTGTCGGCGTAGGGCAGCCGACCTTGCGCATTGAGGCGGGGCTGACTGTGGGAGGCAGTGAAATTTGA